The genomic region AGAATAAATCTCTTGGTGAAGGGGAGAGCTGTGGTGTTGCTGTGTAAACGCTCAGAAGGGCAGCAGGCTCAGGGGAGGGAGGGCTTTTCCCTCACTGcatcagcagctctgccaagcATTTGAACTgcactggcacttccctgcttACTCAGGTGTGAGGCTCCACCTGCTCAGGGGGCCTCATTCCTTCCCCTCCAACCTCACTGACCCCAagaaacttctttttttattaatccTGTCAAAGGAGGTGTTTGGCTGTTAGACTTCCACTTCCTATAAAAGTTGATTTGGATCATACAGTGACGCTTTCTGTGATTCCAGTTTTCTGTCCTAGAGAATTCAAAACATTAACACTTGAAATGTCCATGAGGAATGTTCTTCAGTGCTCGTCTTGACTCCTTGTCTTCTGTCACTCCTGTTCCTGGGGATGTCTTCGTCATCCCATCTGTGGAACTTGTGTGTGTAGCAACCCCCAGGGCCttgctgttttctctctctggagagagagggaaaaattgATCCACATAACTTCATGCTGACTTAGTCAGTGTGTGCAGCTTTACCTAAAATGGAGAACTTGCAGCAAGCTCTGACTTCCAATGGTAAGGGCTAATGAAACCTCCAGCTCTTAGTGAGCTGGTGTTCCCTCTGCCCTAAATGATGGTTTAGCATGGAGCAGGCATGCTCCCATACTATTTAAATCCCACACATTTCTGCAGAGACTTCATCTCCATTATCTGAGGACAAGTGCCTCCACATGGTTCACATCTTCACTTCCAGAGAAACAGTGGAGTCTTATATCACCTGGCACTGATTCATATACCAGCAATGGAAATGATCTTGGCTTGGAAATCTTCTCCCAGGAATGGCTCTGGACTACTTTCTGTTGACTCACAGGGTTTCTGTTGCTCCATGGAATTGTTAAAGTTGTGGGTTTCTAATTTTATGCTGGCATGCTGATGGGATGAGACTCTGCCAGTTACATACAGTCCCAAATAACCTTTTCTTGATGGGTATCTACAATCTCCTAAAAGAACATAGAAAACAAGACAACAGCTATCCAGTGATTAAATTTGTTTTACATTGTGTGTTTCCAGATTCTTTTGCACAGGGTTTTGTAGGTGGTTATCATCTTCTGCCAAAGATCCTTTAATGATGAAAAGACTTTTCTCGTGGTTTTGAAAGGACTCTAGAAATAGCCTTTATTCTGCATCTCTTTTTGTAAAGGATTTGTGCCATTCTGGATGGACTGGGGTGCAAGAAGTACAAGTTTGTAGCGCTTGTTGTACTTGAGGTGTCTGAAGAGAGGCCACGTGAAGTCAATGTCATGCCAGCAGGGTATTGAGCTGTGAAATcctcagagggagcagctctTACAGCTGCATGGGGAGGAGCAGTGCACTGCACTCTGTCACTGGTTCCACACTGGAGGAAGGGTGGCTGTGTCTGCCCAGCTCCACAGGGAGTTCTACAAGAGGTTCCTGAGCATCATCTCTAGCTGAAAGCCAGATCCTGTTGGTAGCTGCTGGGAGACTTAATATGGGTTGGCATCTGCTCCGAGTGTGTGAATGGGTTTGGCAGGATGGCCTGGGAGCAGGAAGAGCCTGAGGAGCATGGCACAGGtttggatgctgctgctcactGTCACTGCTGAACAGTGGCACTCCTGCCCTGTTGTGCTCAGTGCTTCCCTGAAGAAACAGCTTCCAGCAGAATTCTCACTGTGATTCCCTTGTCAACAAATTCTGCCTATTGTAGCATTTCCCAGAGTGAGTTGGGTGTTGGGGAAACCTTTTTCAGACTTGAAAGGCtctgaagaggggaaaaaatcccgAACCAACCAAACCTTCCCCCAACCCCTGAACCGTGTCTGTGAGCCAGCAAGGCCAAGTTTAAAGTGCTGGGGAGTTAGAGAGACCCAGCCTCTCTAAAAGACACATCTCATCTACCAGAAGCAGCTGTGATCTTCCTCAGCTGTAGAGTGCTGCTGCAGTAGGAATTGAAATCTGTAGTGGTTTTTGTGAAAGAATTCTTTGTTGGGTTTGGTGTATGTCAGTATTTACTGTAATTCGGCTCATGACTCACGTTGGGAGATTTTTGAGCTGGTGGCCAGCATGACTTGGGGCAGAGCTCGAGGGATGGTGGTGttgggagggcagggctgggctggccttGTCTCAGGTGTGCACTGGGCAGTAGTGAGAGATAAGACACCAGACTGTGCCTCTTCCCAAACCACGTCAGCTGAGTGGAGCCAAACACATCCACAGCCATGAGGGAAAATGCCACTTAGGTGCTTCCTTTGTAGACAGGCTGCTCTCCTGGCTCCTGTGGCCATTTGGATACACAAAAGCCCCATAATTTCTCATCTGGCTGCGTCTGTCATGAGAGCACATTGAGGCTGGTGCTCTTCATCCTTGAGAGGCTGCAGTGGGGTGTGGCTGCACACAGTGCAGTTCCCTGGCAGCTAAACCAGATCCATTCCCACACCACAGCACAGGTATTGACCTTCCCCTTCCTGCTCTGGAGATGTGGCACATGGAATGTGTGTTTCCAGTGCTCTGACTTCCAacctgggctggattttggggcagctgccaggctctgctccagccccccTTCTTAGAGAGTGCTCACTGAGCCACTCTGGAACAAATCCTTTTTGTACAAGAGCTTTTagttttgttgtgggttttttgtttatttgttttactcTTAATCACCTTGATTTATATTAAATCTTTAAACTAAGCTTGCTCAGGACATTTCCATTGCCCTGGACAGCAGCTGATCTCTGATAACTGTGACTGATCCTTTAAGCAAAGCTGGAAAAGGTCTGTCTGAGATGAAATAGAAGTTTGTACATGTATGGTTATTTAACTAAAGAGGATTAGAAACTGATTTAATTCTTTGCAGTTTTGCTGAAGATCTCTCTGCAAAAGAAGTCATTGAAAAAGAGGATCAAGAGGAAAGAAGTTTGCAGGAACTGACTGCTGGCCAAAGGTTTTATAGCTTTTGTAGCCCAAGAATATATGAATTAGATTCTTCTCAAGTGACCATATTTCAGCACCTTTCTTAAGCATTTGTCATATAATTAAATACAGCATCTTATTCTCCCTGTGAATGTCAGGGCATTCTGACATTTATACATGAAATTCGCTGACAGTTAATTTACCTAAAGGAACTTCTGCAAATCTGTTATTTGTTACTAGTCaatatgtgtgtatatgtgcCAGTTTATTGTTTATTTTGGATCTGTAATTTGAACAGTTTTTGGGTATAACTGCTGTGGTTGCAAACCCAGATAGTTTGGGGACTGTGTTGTGATAAAAGGATTCCATGGCAAGGAAAATGcctaaaggaagaaggaaagcaaatgcTTGGGTGGGAGGCTAGGAAGGGATGATGGACTGAGTGAGGCTGCTCCTGTGATCCAAGACTTGCAGTTCCTGGTAGTTTTGTTAATGCATTTGTTTGAAATCTCtcctttaaattaaattaacttgAGCCAGAGTTCTCTTCAGCTGTAGCTGTGAAAGTTCCTGTGAAACCAACCACTCCTACTGGACTGATCCAGGGGGCTCAGAGCCCATCTGGTTTGGGCAATGTCAGAGGAGGAGCTTTTTCAGctggtttggtgttttgtttagttttttgggtttttttcagcttttctgggTGTGTTCAGTTTCTTTGCTTGCAGGTGTGAAACTCTGTGGTAAACCCTGACCTCATAGACCTTGCTTTATGTTTTGAACTGGAGAAAATGAAGGTTCATGTAACTGTTTTCAGTTTAGATTATTCAAATTCAGTATCTGTTTTTAAATAAGGCTTTATATACAGTATTTTTGGCCGCAGATTTCACTGTCAGTGTtgataatttctgctttttttgctGAGTTACTGCACTTTGTGTTTTCCACCTGCTTCTGGAGCTTGTTTTTGTCTTGTACCTGACTTTTGTTTGTATGGCACATCTTGATTCTGTTCTGATACTCCCATGATTTTTGTCTTAAGGTTCTATTTCCAGAGCTTTGCCTCCAAGGACTTGCCAGAACCTGTTGTGAGGGTGCCATTTAACTCTGGGGTATAATGGAGTTGAGCTGATTTGTGTTAATTACCTTCAAATTGTCCCCTTTGCTGTTGCCACTTTTAGGGCAGCCTTCTGGGATcaaaaatgggaggaaatgAGTTGTGCAAGCCTTGCAGTAAGGAATTACATCCTGAGACACAGTTAATGTCTTGCTAGACATGTGTCTAGCAAGATGTCTTCAGAGGAATTTACAGTTCCACTGTTCAGTTCCACATTTCATCATCCATCAGTCCCTGCCTCTTGTGTGTGCCAGCTAAATGTGCAGAACTGTTTTGCTAATGCACCTGTGGAGCAgctgcattttatttatttttcttctgtcttaaCCCTCTTTGGAATTTCATGATGTTACCTGTTTGGTACTTGTGAAAGCTTTTAGCCTTAGTGCTCACCTTGCCCTTGCTTCtaattttttgttgtatttttatttttctctgctagGTTGAGACTGAACTGAAGTTAATCTGTTGTGACATTCTGGATGTACTGGACAAACACCTCATTCCAGCAGCTAACACTGGCGAGTCCAAGGTTTTCTATTACAAAATGTAAGTACCTTCCTAAGAGGAAAGGCCTGAAATAGAGACAGGAATTAAGTAGCTGTAATGAGAACTTAAAATACACTGTTGTGGAGCTCTTAGATGTAAGAAACAACACTTTTAATTGAGTTGCTGTTGTAGAAATCACATCcctgcttgggtttttttattttgcatgagCTGAACACTtgtaaagagaagaaaagaaggtgTATCCTACAGTGATGGTTTATAATTCCctcagctcctggtgctgtgtTGTGTAGACAGTAACTGAGCAGTAGAGTATGTGAATATCTAAACTCACTTTAATTTTAGCTGTTAATTTAATGGCTGGTGGGCAAACGAGGATTACTGACTTCCTGCTGTTTCTGTTCTCAGGAAGGGGGACTACCATAGGTATCTGGCTGAGTTTGCCACAGGAAATGACAGGAAGGAGGCTGCAGAGAACAGCTTGGTGGCTTACAAAGCTGCTAGTGATATTGCAATGACAGAACTCCCACCAACACATCCCATCCGCTTAGGACTTGCGCTCAACTTCTCTGTATTCTACTATGAAATTCTTAATTCTCCTGATCGTGCCTGCAGGTAGGTGGAGACTGGCAGAGTGGGAATATAGCATTGTTGTGTGAATACCAGACAAGCCAGAATTGTTGCTCCTTAGGTaactgcttttcctgctttcttcCTGCTGATGTTTGCTCTGGTTGATGTCAGTTCACTGGGAAGATTTTCAGCATCACCATTTTCTTTGGAGTCCAGAGCCACGTGGTTGTGTGGGAGTAATGGTGTATGAGAGACACAACGGTGATCATCTTGAATTGATCACCTGATGGCAGTTCAGCAGCTTGCCAGGTTAACTGTGCATACCCTTAAACTGCCCAAGGTGTGAGGTGATTTAACTGGTCTTGCACAAGCTGGAAGAGGTGCTGACACTGATTTTTGTGACGTGTGAGCTTGTACAGAGTGATTGAAGCAAATACCATTTATCTTTTGTCACTGCAGGTTACTCTTAAGTTTCTAGCAGCCCTTAATCAAGATGTTGAAATGTTTAATAAAACCAATACAGATTAAAATGCTTAAAGCACAAAGTGACTGGTGTTAATTTGTGCTTCTGTGTTCAGCAGTATTTGTTAAATCTTTGTTGTGTCTTTGCAGGTTGGCAAAAGCAGCTTTTGATGATGCTATTGCAGAACTGGATACACTGAGTGAAGAAAGCTATAAGGACTCTACACTTATCATGCAGTTGTTACGTGATAACCTGACACTATGGACTTCAGACATGCAGGGTGATGGTAAGTGagtcctgctggagcagctcatcCTGacccagggagcagagcatgGAAATGGAGAGGCTTTGATGGTTTACTTCTATCTCTCCTCATAATGACCCTCCTGTCCTACCTTAACCCTGGATCAGGTGATAGGGGTGACACTGGAGTCTTTTGAATTCTCACTTGAAGGAAGAGGTGTGGAATTAGCAACACTTGGttatttttccctctccacGTGGCAGCTGTGATAACTGTAAAAGCAGTGACTGTCAGGTTAtcatttatttaatcttttttttctttctgcttgttGTGCTCATCTCTGGCTGTCATTCCTCCAGTGCAGGAGGAAATACTGCAGATGTGTTGGTTCTCCTTCATTCCAGGTCACTCCATATTCTCATTGCCAGAGCAAATGCCAAATGTGTACCCTGGTAGTACCAGAGGGTGGGACATGGATTGCTTGTGTTCACTAGCAAAGGATAGCATAAATTTTTGAAGTGGTTTTGACACACTGAATGGACTTTCCCAACACTTAAACTTTCACATTCAATGCTTAGTATAAATTACTCATTTTAGGGTTTCTCTCTTGGAAAGACAAGTGAAAAGAGCTGACTTCTTTACTTTTAACTTGGAGGGGAAGAAATAAGTTGTGTTAAGATTATTTTGGGTACCTACAAATGCCCAGAACTTGAGAAACCACACTACTGAATTTCACATAAATATGTGAGTGTCCCAGATTTTTGGTAAGCTTTTCTTTGTAGCCATTCAGCATTCCTGAGGGTACTTCACTGGTGGTGTGTCCATTTGAAAGCAAATGCAGAATCTTTTAactttttcccaatttcctgTTTTTATGTAGGGTGATGGGTTTGTTTTGAAGTGCTGTTACTCCATAGCTTCTCACTCTGCTCTTTGGGCTCCTAAGACTGGGAATGCTGTAAATGTGTGGGGTCTTGGCTCCTGCTTTATTCCACATCCCAGTGTTTATGGCTCTTGCAGCTCCCTTTTTAAGGATTGTGTCCTGGTGCAGGATGGACCCTGGATGGATCTGTAGATTTTTCTCCAAACATGGCAGGTGTTGAATGCCTTCCTTGCCATGGGTAGGCATTGGAGAAGAGAAATGTATTTCAAAGTCCCTCAATTTAGATACAACCTTTACTTTTTTTACCAGGTCCAAATACCCTGGTAGTCTGTGGAAGCCATTTTAGTGGAGTAAAAAGGTTGGATCAGTGTAGGATAGTACAGTGTCTTACAAAAATTCCTGATTTGTCCATAGCAGCTGTCTCTCGTGGATCTTGGATATTACAGAAGTTCCACAGGATTATTTTCAGGCTCTTTAgatttatgaaaaagaaatagagaTCTAAATTCCGTGCTCCACAGCATGGaaaaagagatatttttgttcttcctgAAGTAGTTCAGGTTGTCCTGGTTACTGGTGCCAGAAAGATAATGATGACAGAATTGAAAATACTGTAGGACTGCTTAAAATCGTGGTGGAATTCTTCAGATCCACAAAAGCAATTATGTAGAATGTTTAGACACAGGTGCAAAGTAAAGTTTTCTCATACTTTGCTATGAGTGCATTTCCAGCTGATGCTTCCAGAGCTCCATGTTCCCAAATGAGCAGAGCCTTTGAACAGTAAATCAGCAGTGGCACAATTGGCAGTTTCCAGGGGGTGGGAGAGGCTTGGAAAGGGCTCGTTCTTTGGCATTGGGCTTTTCCCTGTTTCCATTTCAGCTGTGTAGGGATGTAAAGCAGGCATGACCCAGCTGCTGCACTCCCATCCCAACCCCTGTAGCTTTCCCGTGGCCCAGATGAGTGTTGAGTTTATTTCCACACTTGCAATGTCATCTCCATATGATTCCTGTTCTCCCCTTCTTTCCTGCTGTATAGATTCCTAAAGGAAAGTCCAACTGTTCATTTCCTAAAATCTCTACTTTGTAAGTCTCTTGTCATGGCTCACTGGAGTTTTCAGTGTCAGTTTTCCTGTCACTAACAGTGCCTGCCTCTGTCACCTGCTGCTGACAAACGcttgtgtccctgctgccactcCTGTGGCACCTGTCCCCTTCCCAGGGATTATGTGCTTGACTAGGATCCAGAGTAACTCACATGTTTGGGAATTGAACTGCAGACTGGGATGGATAGAAGAATATTTGGGCATGGGAAGTACTTCACAGTGGCCTGGTAGAGGAGTATTTGCTCAAGTGTGTTGGTTAGAGCATGCTCAGATCTTCTAATTTGGGTTAAAGCCTCCACTTTCCTCTTTTAAATGAACTGATACTGAATTCTATCCATAAACTTTATTGTTGTTGAATGTCTTGTGTTCCTAGGCCCCTCTTCCAAAATCTACTTCCTTTTGTACTGGTGGTAGTCCTGAATCTGGACATGCTCTGAGCAAACATTGCTGGAAGTTACCGGTTTATTTACCAGGGTTTTATtgcaaattacatttttaattactggTTTGTGTTTATTGCCCCTAAGAGAGTCCCATCTTATGTGGTTACAGATAATTGtaaacattttttcagccttccTTACCAATTAAGTGACTTGTGCATGTGTGATGGTGGTACCAGCTGAGGTACCTGGAACTTGCCCAgttgcagcagaattttggtGAAGCCCTGCAGAAGGTGTTGCATGGAgctccctggggcagctggagtGTAACCAAACTGCAGGACAGCCCCATTCCACTGCATGGCACAGCCTGGTTGAACCAGAGACATTAATTTCCACAAGATGCTTTTCTTTAATAACCTTAAACCCAGCGTGTCTTGTCAGGTTGGACACACCGTAGGGTGTTTTTCATAGCTTTGGTACTGCCTCCTGTCAGTGTAACTGTGTAAAATGGCCTGAAGTACTTTACTGTTGAGACTTGAGTGGGCTTGGTCAGAAAAAGAGAGATGAGGGTTTGGGGAAGGGATTTCCAGAGCCAAAGGATGTTGATCCACAGCTCTTGCCATGGTTTCTGCCTGGGCTCTCCAGCCCTTgctcagcaggactgctcaCCTGTGTGGTGTCAGTCTTCAGGGCTGGGTTTGTTTGTCCTCACATGTTCTAATGGCCTGGCTGCAGTTGTGTGTGAGGGTGCAGGTGATTCCAAGGCTTCATTTCCATGGGAACGCTTCACTCTGGAGCCGGCAGTGTGGAGTGGGAGAGTGAGCGTGTATTGCATGAAAATATTAATCTCGAGGTGCTTGTAAAGCTGTTCTGCAGCTCTCAGTTTTAAATTGtaacattttccttccttcttcccacTTCCACAGGTGAAGAACAGAATAAAGAAGCGTTGCAGGATGTGGAAGATGAAAACCAGTGAGACACAAAGGCCAACAAGAGAACCCATCTCTGACCAccctcccccttccccacaAAAACCCTCAGTGTCACTCTGAGAACCACCAAATCTGACTTTTACATTGGGTCTCAGAATTTAGGTTCCTGCCCTGTtgggtttctttatttttattttttttacacagTTTAAAAGTTCTTAAAGGCAAGAGTGAATTTCTGTGGATTTTACTGGTGCCAGCTTTTAGGTTCTTTAAGACACTAACAGGACTGCGTAAAGGCTCTTTCAGCATTACTGTATTGTCTCTGCCAGCTGTGGTGACATTGCCATCAGCCCTGGATGTGACACCTGAAGGCCGTGTAGGGAGAGATTGGTCCTGGCCAGGTAGTGCTCATGTGGTggcatctttcttttttttataacTGTTTAAACTGAATTTTATACCAATGTTTCAACTTAATTGGGTGTTTAGCTTGAAGTTGCGAGGTTGCATTTGGGACATTTATTGTAGTGGTTTTActgtataaaaacaaaaagtttCCAAACTGCTGAAATGTTGCTGAAAATCATGGTGCTGGTAACAGTTCAACAATCCGTGGCTGCTCATTCTTGCCTGTTCTTTACTTTCCCTCCAAGCAGGTTAGCGTTGAAGGTGGCATTGATAAGCCTGCATGCGtgttcaatattttttcttttctccctcccctctccccatcTCCCTTCGCTCGCTCAACCTCTTTTGTTCAGTATGTGTAACTTGAAGCTAATTTGTACTACTGGATATCTGACTGGAGCCACAGATACAGAATCTGTATTGTTCTTACTGAAACACAGCATGGAATTAACATTAAacttaaataaaacaaacctaAATTAAAAATGCCAACCATCACTATGAATTTCTTTTAGAAGAATAACTTTCCTTTGTTGCTTGTACTAGGAACAGTTGGAGGgggagagagcagcaggagcagccttgTTCTTCAGACAGGAGCTAAGGAAGATTTGGTCTGAGCGTGAgttgtgctgctgggagcagccctttTATCCAGTCTTTCCCTATATAAATCCCTGGGAAATGGTTGGTGAATTCCTCTCACCTGCTGTTCAGCACTTCTCATCCAGTGCAGTGCCACAGATGGAGAGAAGGGACACAGGGTATCTGCTCTGCTGGGAATAACTTGCTCCTTGGAATGGacacagagctggggctggggtcaGCCCACCACCCCCCCAAACCATGGAAGGAAGCTGCATCAAGGACAcaggggttgtttttttgtaaaaatttaTTCAGCGTAGTCTGGCAGAGGTTATACACAACATCTGCAGCGTGCTCTGCACACACTGAGCACATCTGGGGATGACCTGCAGTGTATCCCACATTCCAgccaagagcagggctggacaATGGCATCGTGTcaggagccagagcaggagACAGAGCTGAGGCTGTGAGAGAGGCAGCAGTGGGTGAGAGGCATTcagggctggctgtggctgcagcaggatgCAGGGGCTGGGTGTCTAAGGCAAGTAGAGCAGGATGCACGGGCTGGACTGTGGAGCTGTGCTATGGATGCAGCAGCAATTCCCCATGGAGCCGTGCACCCTGCAGCTGTTGGGGTTAAAGGAAGGTGCTGAGGAGGaacctgtgctgcagccagcaccCAGCCCCTGTGTCACTGGAGCTGTggggggcagcagcagtgcccagccctcCCTGGTCAGGCAGCACTTAGGCACTGGTATAAATACTGTGGGAATCAGACTTCCAGTTATGGctaggaagaagaggaaaagccGTTTTTCCTGAAggtgctgctctgagcctgcgGAGCTGTGTGGGGAAGGGGCAGTGGGGACTCCCagacagggaaagaaagaaagggggGGGGAAAGCTCATGTTCATCCCatggccagcccagagcagtGGTAACCTCTGCAGTTTGTACTACATTGTGTTTGTGTGGATATGAAAAATTCCTATGGTATAAAAATAGAGAGCAAGAAATGGGACAGCTGACTTCAAAAAAAGATAAAGTCTCTGGCTCCTGATCAGTGAAGTTACATTATGGGTTTTTCAGGTTATACCTTGTAACCATAAACTAAAACCAACAGAATTTCCAAATCTAAACCATAAAAGTTTCCACATCAACTCTATCTCTCGTAGTGCATCTCATCCTTGGCTATAAAGTATTTACAGATTTTATTCATTTACACAATATGGCTTCACTATATTTGTAACACAAAGCATTAAAACATCTTCGAGCAAAATTCTTCATAAAACATTCTGAATACAAAGTTTGGCATTTCAGTGATTTGGctgagaaagcagcagagtTACTTGATTTCtgattgtgctttttttttggtgatgacaAGCACAAATTTTGGTCATTTCCATCAGGGCTTAACTCTCCCTCAAAGCCCAGCTGAAGGTCCTGAGCTGTGGTTGCAGGGATGCTGTGCTGGACCCCACGTTCAGTCGGGTcaggaggggaggagaaggCCTTTGTTTGGGACTTTGAGAGTAAGACAAGAGAGCAAGGATGTATTTTGTGGTTGTTCTCAAAGTGCAGGTCTTTGGTAGTAACAGAAAGAGCAAAGCGAGGAAGGGGGGTTTGCTGGGAGCAATGTTCAGCCAATTCCGTGGAGGGAAAggtcctggagcagggaatttTTTATCATCGGGAATTCAACCGAGGAGCgacctgcaggagaaggacaggTTTGAAAGTGTGTTCAAAATGCTGTAAAAGTTTTAATTCCTCAAAATGCTGAGGCTGTTCAGAGGATGGGCAACGCTCTGATTCTAACGGGAAGGGGTGTCAGTGCAATCTGGATTTGTTCTGGATTTATTTCTGAATAAGCTGGGGTCTGACAGTGCATAAATCAGCTGTGGGGCTGATCTGACTGCCAGGATCACCACAAACAAGCTGAGAAGGGGTGAGTATGTTATTTGAGGTTTTAAATGTAttgaaaatttgttttgctATGGAGTAAAATGAATCTTGGCGGTGGAAGTAAAAAGTGAGGACAGTCCCTTGCTGAGTGTGAGGAGgagccctgtgcccagctccaACTAGGGGAAAGGCTGGGGTAGCAGGAACATCCCATGGCATGTGTCCCATGCCAGAATGCTGGTTTGGGTCCAGGGTAAGTGATCCCCAGCCCACACTCACCACTGTTAGATGCCCGTTCTTGGCTTTGGCTATGAGCAGTTCT from Lonchura striata isolate bLonStr1 chromosome 20, bLonStr1.mat, whole genome shotgun sequence harbors:
- the YWHAE gene encoding 14-3-3 protein epsilon, with product MDDREDLVYQAKLAEQAERYDEMVESMKKVAGMDVELTVEERNLLSVAYKNVIGARRASWRIISSIEQKEENKGGEDKLKMIREYRQMVETELKLICCDILDVLDKHLIPAANTGESKVFYYKMKGDYHRYLAEFATGNDRKEAAENSLVAYKAASDIAMTELPPTHPIRLGLALNFSVFYYEILNSPDRACRLAKAAFDDAIAELDTLSEESYKDSTLIMQLLRDNLTLWTSDMQGDGEEQNKEALQDVEDENQ